Genomic DNA from Sphingomonas lacunae:
AACGGCGCGGTCGCTCGACAGCTTGGGGCCATGCCCTCACCGCTCTCGCCGGTGCGGCGGCTGGCGCTGGTGGCCTGTGGTTGTGGCTGAGCCTGTGAGACTTGCCCCAGCCCCTGATTGCGCATAATCTATGCGCATAGGAGATGCGCCATGAACCGCCCCTTAAAACCCGCATCGCCAAAGCGGGCGACCAACGTCACATTGAGCCAGGACCTTGTCGAAGAAGCCAAGGCTCTCGGCATTAATCTCTCGCAGGCATGCGAAGCGGGCCTGGCAGAGCGGGTTGCCGATGCCAGAGCGGAACATTGGAAGCGTGAGAACAAGGAGGCGATCGCCTCTTGGAATCGTTATGTTCAGGAAAACGGCATGCCTTATGACGAGTTTCGTCAGGGCTGATGGCACAGTTTGACGTCTATGCAGGCGCGCGCGGTCGCGGCTACTTGCTGGATTGCCAAGCCAAGGTGATGAAAGATCTGGGATCGCGTGTCGTTATTCCTCTCTTGCC
This window encodes:
- a CDS encoding type II toxin-antitoxin system CcdA family antitoxin, whose product is MNRPLKPASPKRATNVTLSQDLVEEAKALGINLSQACEAGLAERVADARAEHWKRENKEAIASWNRYVQENGMPYDEFRQG